A section of the Streptomyces sp. SCL15-4 genome encodes:
- a CDS encoding DUF2092 domain-containing protein, whose translation MAPYESDDAVGARDEEAGSGRRKAARYAVPVAVVGVAAATIGLVPALADSGDPDLPKITAQQLVEKMATSDAQHLSGTVKITTDLGLPDLGGLEDGLLSGRDRDGSGDGSSADPGSRFTELASGMHTLRIAADGPDRQKVSLLERGAEYSLIHDGKDVWGYDSKSNEVYHSTAAGSGKERRAEPPATPGDFAAEALKSVDDTTSVTVDGTAQVAGRDAYKLLIRPRQSGTTVGAISIAVDAKTWTPLKFTLTPRSGGAAVVDAGFTQVSFDRPAASVFDFTPPKGARVTEEKDTAAKAPAPKHGADLAGGMDGLNVLGKGWTSVASFDTGAEGGLPTGSREGAVGGFLGSLGDPVSGEFGKGTVFSTRLVNALITDDGKVYAGLVTKETLVKAADAGK comes from the coding sequence ATGGCACCGTACGAATCCGACGACGCAGTGGGCGCGCGGGACGAGGAGGCGGGCTCCGGCCGGCGCAAGGCCGCCCGGTACGCCGTCCCGGTCGCGGTGGTGGGGGTGGCGGCGGCCACGATCGGGCTCGTCCCGGCGCTCGCCGACTCCGGCGACCCCGACCTGCCGAAGATCACCGCTCAGCAGCTCGTCGAGAAGATGGCCACGTCGGACGCGCAGCACCTGTCCGGCACCGTGAAGATCACCACCGACCTGGGCCTGCCCGACCTCGGCGGCCTGGAGGACGGCCTGCTCTCCGGCAGGGACCGGGACGGTTCCGGGGACGGCTCCTCCGCCGACCCCGGGTCCCGGTTCACCGAGCTGGCGTCCGGCATGCACACCCTGCGGATCGCCGCCGACGGCCCGGACCGGCAGAAGGTGTCGCTGCTGGAGCGCGGCGCCGAGTACAGCCTGATCCACGACGGCAAGGACGTCTGGGGCTACGACAGCAAGAGCAACGAGGTCTACCACTCCACCGCGGCCGGGTCCGGCAAGGAGCGCCGGGCCGAGCCGCCGGCCACTCCCGGGGACTTCGCCGCCGAGGCCCTGAAGTCGGTGGACGACACCACGTCCGTCACCGTCGACGGCACCGCGCAGGTCGCCGGCCGCGACGCCTACAAGCTGCTGATCCGGCCCCGGCAGTCCGGCACCACGGTCGGCGCGATCAGCATCGCCGTGGACGCGAAGACGTGGACGCCGCTGAAGTTCACGCTCACCCCGAGGAGCGGCGGTGCCGCCGTGGTCGACGCCGGCTTCACCCAGGTCTCCTTCGACCGGCCGGCCGCCTCCGTCTTCGACTTCACCCCGCCGAAGGGTGCGCGGGTCACCGAGGAGAAGGACACGGCGGCCAAGGCACCGGCCCCGAAGCACGGTGCGGACCTCGCCGGCGGCATGGATGGGCTGAACGTCCTCGGCAAGGGCTGGACGTCCGTGGCGAGCTTCGACACCGGCGCCGAGGGCGGCCTGCCGACCGGCTCCCGGGAGGGTGCCGTCGGCGGCTTCCTCGGCTCGCTCGGCGACCCGGTCTCGGGCGAGTTCGGCAAGGGCACGGTCTTCTCCACCCGCCTGGTCAACGCCCTGATCACCGACGACGGCAAGGTGTACGCCGGACTGGTGACGAAGGAGACCCTGGTGAAGGCGGCCGACGCGGGGAAGTGA
- a CDS encoding M56 family metallopeptidase has protein sequence MTVCLLLLSVVALTAAVPAPRALTRAAWPEREPVVALWAWQCLVATVLLCCLTALVLGAATVFHTVRDRVFAPAPPAVTAAYDLSTAPVWAAALTLLLACGAAWTTAMLARELFEARRSRGQARAQLRERAPELPPGLRAPRGPMLVLEDEYPDAWWMPGHPPQLVVTTGALHRLTDLQLDAVLTHERGHARAHHDWLLHLSTALATGFPRVPLFAHFCDQTHRLVELAADDAASRRCGHLTTALALIELNQHRGVLSCDSSRHLLGERVDRLLEPPPRLLRRHRALTTTVAALVPLLPLLITFAPGLSALS, from the coding sequence ATGACCGTCTGCCTGCTCCTGCTGAGCGTCGTCGCCCTGACCGCCGCCGTGCCGGCGCCGCGCGCGCTGACCCGGGCGGCCTGGCCCGAGCGGGAACCCGTGGTGGCGCTGTGGGCGTGGCAGTGCCTGGTCGCCACCGTCCTGCTGTGCTGCCTGACCGCGCTGGTCCTGGGCGCGGCCACCGTCTTCCACACCGTCCGCGACCGGGTGTTCGCCCCCGCGCCGCCCGCCGTCACCGCCGCCTACGACCTGTCCACCGCCCCGGTGTGGGCCGCCGCGCTCACCCTGCTGCTGGCCTGCGGGGCCGCCTGGACGACCGCGATGCTGGCCCGCGAACTGTTCGAGGCCCGCCGCAGCCGGGGCCAGGCCCGCGCGCAGCTGCGCGAACGCGCCCCCGAGCTGCCGCCGGGACTGCGGGCACCGCGCGGGCCGATGCTGGTGCTGGAGGACGAGTACCCGGACGCCTGGTGGATGCCGGGACACCCGCCGCAGCTGGTCGTCACCACGGGAGCGCTGCACCGCCTCACCGACCTCCAGCTCGACGCCGTCCTCACCCATGAGCGCGGTCACGCCCGCGCCCACCACGACTGGCTGCTGCACCTGTCCACCGCGCTCGCCACTGGCTTCCCGCGCGTGCCGCTGTTCGCCCACTTCTGCGACCAGACGCACCGCCTGGTCGAACTGGCCGCCGACGACGCGGCCTCCCGGCGCTGCGGGCACCTCACCACGGCCCTCGCCCTGATCGAGCTGAACCAGCACCGGGGCGTGCTCTCCTGCGACTCCAGCCGCCACCTGCTGGGCGAGCGTGTCGACCGGCTGCTGGAGCCGCCGCCCCGGCTGCTGCGCCGGCACCGGGCGCTGACCACGACGGTGGCCGCGCTGGTGCCGCTGCTGCCGCTGCTGATCACCTTCGCTCCCGGACTGTCGGCGCTGTCCTGA
- a CDS encoding ABC transporter ATP-binding protein: protein MDEPSTAERAPEHPPAPEHPPAPDRPPARAPEGGPASVIDTRGLTKRYRGGQLAVDGLDLAVPAGSVFGFLGPNGSGKTTTIRMLMGLIEPTAGTARVLGRPMPRAARTVLPQVGALIEGPALYGFLSGRDNLLRYDSADPTADPRTRHARVAAALDRVGLTAAAGKKAKAYSLGMKQRLGLAAALLQPRRLLVLDEPTNGLDPQGMREIRTLIRELAADGTTVFLSSHLLDEIEQVCTHAAVMAQGRLVTQGPVADLASGARGRLVVTTPDPAEAARVLKELGVGDVAADGDRVTGEPPGRDLAEVTAGLVGAGVRVRGLTVERASLEDAFVALTGEGFDVAG from the coding sequence ATGGACGAGCCGTCCACCGCGGAGCGCGCTCCGGAACACCCGCCCGCTCCGGAACACCCGCCCGCTCCGGACCGCCCGCCCGCGCGTGCGCCGGAGGGCGGCCCGGCGAGCGTCATCGACACGCGCGGGCTCACCAAGCGCTACCGCGGCGGACAGCTCGCCGTGGACGGTCTCGACCTGGCCGTCCCGGCGGGCAGCGTCTTCGGCTTCCTCGGCCCGAACGGCTCCGGGAAGACCACCACCATCCGCATGCTGATGGGCCTCATCGAGCCGACCGCGGGCACGGCCCGGGTGCTGGGCCGCCCCATGCCCCGGGCGGCCCGCACGGTCCTCCCGCAGGTCGGCGCGCTCATCGAGGGCCCCGCCCTGTACGGCTTCCTCTCCGGCCGGGACAACCTGCTGCGCTACGACTCCGCCGACCCCACCGCCGACCCGCGCACCCGGCACGCGCGCGTGGCCGCCGCGCTGGACCGGGTCGGCCTCACGGCGGCCGCGGGCAAGAAGGCGAAGGCGTACTCGCTCGGCATGAAGCAGCGCCTGGGCCTGGCCGCCGCGCTGCTCCAGCCGCGCCGACTGCTCGTCCTGGACGAGCCCACCAACGGTCTCGACCCCCAGGGCATGCGCGAGATCCGCACCCTGATCAGGGAACTGGCCGCCGACGGCACGACCGTCTTCCTCTCCTCCCACCTGCTGGACGAGATCGAGCAGGTGTGCACCCACGCCGCGGTCATGGCGCAGGGCCGGCTCGTCACCCAGGGCCCGGTGGCCGACCTGGCGTCCGGAGCCCGCGGCCGGCTGGTGGTGACCACCCCGGACCCCGCCGAGGCGGCCCGGGTGCTGAAGGAGCTGGGCGTCGGGGACGTGGCCGCCGACGGCGACCGGGTCACCGGCGAACCGCCCGGCCGGGACCTCGCGGAGGTGACCGCGGGCCTGGTCGGGGCCGGCGTCCGGGTCCGGGGCCTGACCGTCGAACGGGCCTCGCTGGAGGACGCGTTCGTGGCGCTGACCGGGGAGGGTTTCGATGTCGCGGGCTGA
- the recQ gene encoding DNA helicase RecQ, with the protein MGAMGGVSEMPQVTEGPGAADSEALATLHRVFGYDAFRGEQQAIIEHVVTGGDAVVLMPTGGGKSLCYQIPALVRPGTGVVISPLIALMQDQVDALRALGVRAGFMNSTQDFDERRTVEAEFLAGELDLLYLAPERLRLDSTLDLLSRGKISVFAIDEAHCVSQWGHDFRPDYLALSLLGERWPDVPRIALTATATHATHEEITQRLNLPTARHFVASFDRPNIQYRIVPKADPKKQLLAFLREEHAGDAGIVYCLSRNSVERTAEFLNANDIRAVPYHAGLDAATRAAHQSRFLREDGLVVVATIAFGMGIDKPDVRFVAHLDLPKSIEGYYQETGRAGRDGLPSTAWMAYGLNDVIQQRKLIQSGEGDEAFRRRAAAHLDAMLALCETVRCRRGQLLAYFGQDADAEACGNCDTCLTPPETWDGTVAAQKVLSTVVRLQRERGQKFGAVQIVDILLGKRTGKVIQFDHDQLSVFGIGQDLTEGEWRGVIRQLLAQGLLAVEGEYGTLVLTEASGEVLRREREVPLRKEPKKPAASRARSAGGSGGAKAKAVAAELPDALLPAFEALRAWRAEQAREQGVPAYVIFHDATLREIVLRRPGSVRELGTVNGVGEKKLVTYGEGVLKVLASLDGAAPPAAGDVPDEDWPEPSDEPEPEPDWM; encoded by the coding sequence ATGGGCGCGATGGGCGGAGTCAGCGAGATGCCACAGGTGACCGAGGGGCCGGGCGCGGCCGACAGCGAGGCGCTGGCCACGCTGCACCGGGTCTTCGGATACGACGCCTTCCGGGGCGAGCAGCAGGCGATCATCGAGCACGTGGTGACGGGCGGCGACGCCGTCGTGCTCATGCCGACCGGCGGCGGAAAGTCGCTGTGCTACCAGATCCCCGCCCTGGTCAGACCCGGTACGGGTGTGGTGATCTCGCCACTGATCGCGCTGATGCAGGACCAGGTGGACGCCCTGCGCGCCCTCGGTGTCCGGGCCGGCTTCATGAACTCCACGCAGGACTTCGACGAGCGGCGCACGGTCGAGGCCGAGTTCCTGGCGGGCGAACTGGACCTGCTGTATCTCGCGCCGGAACGGCTGCGCCTGGACTCCACGCTGGACCTCCTCTCGCGCGGCAAGATCTCCGTCTTCGCGATCGACGAGGCGCACTGCGTGTCCCAGTGGGGCCACGACTTCCGTCCCGACTATCTCGCCCTGTCCCTGCTCGGCGAGCGCTGGCCGGACGTCCCGCGGATCGCCCTCACCGCCACGGCCACCCACGCCACCCACGAGGAGATCACCCAGCGGCTGAACCTGCCGACGGCCCGGCACTTCGTCGCCAGCTTCGACCGGCCCAACATCCAGTACCGGATCGTGCCCAAGGCCGACCCCAAGAAGCAGCTCCTCGCGTTCCTGCGGGAGGAGCACGCGGGCGACGCCGGCATCGTCTACTGCCTCTCGCGCAACTCCGTGGAGCGCACGGCGGAATTCCTGAACGCCAACGACATCCGGGCGGTGCCGTACCACGCGGGCCTGGACGCGGCCACGCGCGCGGCGCACCAGTCCCGGTTCCTGCGCGAGGACGGCCTGGTCGTGGTCGCGACCATCGCCTTCGGCATGGGCATCGACAAGCCGGACGTACGCTTCGTCGCCCACCTGGACCTGCCCAAGTCGATCGAGGGGTACTACCAGGAGACCGGCCGGGCCGGCCGCGACGGCCTGCCGTCCACGGCCTGGATGGCGTACGGCCTGAACGACGTCATACAGCAGCGCAAGCTGATCCAGTCCGGCGAGGGCGACGAGGCCTTCCGCCGCCGGGCCGCCGCCCACCTCGACGCCATGCTCGCGCTGTGCGAGACCGTCCGCTGCCGGCGCGGACAGCTGCTCGCCTACTTCGGCCAGGACGCCGACGCCGAGGCCTGCGGCAACTGCGACACCTGCCTGACCCCGCCGGAGACCTGGGACGGCACGGTCGCCGCGCAGAAGGTGCTGTCCACGGTGGTGCGGTTGCAGCGCGAGCGCGGGCAGAAGTTCGGCGCGGTGCAGATCGTGGACATCCTGCTCGGCAAGCGCACCGGCAAGGTGATCCAGTTCGACCACGACCAGCTGTCCGTCTTCGGTATCGGCCAGGACCTCACCGAGGGCGAGTGGCGGGGCGTCATCCGGCAGCTGCTGGCCCAGGGGCTCCTGGCGGTCGAGGGGGAGTACGGCACGCTGGTGCTCACCGAGGCGAGCGGCGAGGTGCTGCGCCGGGAGCGGGAGGTGCCGCTGCGCAAGGAGCCGAAGAAGCCGGCCGCCTCCCGGGCCCGGTCCGCCGGCGGCTCCGGCGGCGCGAAGGCCAAGGCCGTCGCGGCCGAGCTGCCCGACGCGCTGCTGCCCGCCTTCGAGGCGCTGCGGGCCTGGCGCGCCGAGCAGGCCCGGGAACAGGGCGTACCGGCGTACGTGATCTTCCACGACGCCACCCTCCGGGAGATCGTGCTCCGCCGGCCCGGCTCGGTGCGGGAGCTGGGCACGGTGAACGGCGTCGGCGAGAAGAAGCTGGTGACTTACGGCGAGGGCGTCCTGAAGGTGCTGGCCTCCCTGGACGGAGCCGCGCCGCCCGCCGCCGGCGACGTACCGGACGAGGACTGGCCCGAGCCGTCCGACGAGCCGGAGCCGGAGCCCGACTGGATGTAG
- a CDS encoding NAD(P)H-dependent oxidoreductase, giving the protein MDRRFLFVLGSARTGGNTELLARRAAEQLPEGVGQRWIDLTEQPLPDFEDLRHDSDHVRPPSDTPAGLLLDATLAATDIVIASPVYWYSLSAQTKRYLDYWSGWLRTPGLDFKAAMAGRTLWGVAALADEELSVADPYAGTLRNSAAYMGMRFGGVLLGSGSKPGDVLSDTAALARAKTFFAQDAPLARFPDDTAGAA; this is encoded by the coding sequence GTGGACCGCCGTTTTCTCTTCGTCCTGGGCAGCGCCCGCACCGGGGGCAACACCGAGCTGCTGGCCCGCCGGGCCGCCGAGCAGCTCCCCGAAGGAGTCGGACAGCGCTGGATCGACCTCACCGAGCAGCCGCTGCCCGACTTCGAGGACCTGCGGCACGACAGCGACCACGTACGGCCGCCGTCGGACACTCCGGCCGGTCTGCTGCTGGACGCCACGCTCGCGGCCACGGACATCGTGATCGCCTCGCCGGTGTACTGGTACTCGCTCTCCGCCCAGACCAAGCGCTACCTGGACTACTGGTCCGGCTGGCTGCGCACCCCGGGCCTGGACTTCAAGGCGGCGATGGCCGGCCGCACCCTCTGGGGCGTCGCCGCGCTCGCGGACGAGGAGCTGTCCGTGGCCGACCCGTACGCCGGCACCCTGCGCAACTCGGCCGCCTACATGGGGATGCGGTTCGGCGGGGTGCTGCTGGGCAGCGGCAGCAAGCCCGGGGACGTGCTGAGCGACACCGCGGCGCTGGCGCGCGCCAAGACGTTCTTCGCGCAGGACGCGCCCCTCGCGCGCTTCCCGGACGACACCGCCGGCGCCGCCTGA
- a CDS encoding transglycosylase SLT domain-containing protein, whose amino-acid sequence MSAAAQHRRTRNARLVRALAAACTGAAVLALPLVGASGAFAATTAAPAVSTTPAGYPNTLDGWIRESLAIMAEKNIPGTYNGIYRNVMRESSGNPAAINLWDSNAAKGIPSKGLLQVIDPTFNTYHVAGTSFDIYDPVANITAACNYAANRYGSIDNVFGAY is encoded by the coding sequence ATGTCTGCCGCCGCTCAGCACCGCCGTACCCGGAACGCCCGCCTCGTCCGCGCCCTCGCCGCCGCCTGCACCGGCGCCGCCGTCCTCGCCCTGCCGCTCGTCGGCGCGAGCGGCGCCTTCGCCGCCACCACCGCGGCCCCGGCGGTGTCCACCACTCCGGCCGGGTACCCGAACACGCTCGACGGCTGGATCCGCGAGTCGCTCGCGATCATGGCCGAGAAGAACATCCCGGGCACCTACAACGGCATCTACCGCAATGTCATGCGCGAGTCCTCCGGCAACCCGGCGGCCATCAACCTCTGGGACTCCAACGCGGCCAAGGGCATCCCGTCCAAGGGCCTGCTCCAGGTCATCGACCCGACCTTCAACACGTACCACGTCGCCGGGACGTCCTTCGACATCTACGACCCGGTCGCGAACATCACCGCCGCCTGCAACTACGCGGCGAACCGCTACGGCTCCATCGACAACGTCTTCGGCGCCTACTGA
- the fahA gene encoding fumarylacetoacetase, with protein MPPFDVPEGDPFGPHNLPYGVFSPIGSTERRIGVRLGNHVLDAGAAAAAAGSPHQALLAAPTLNPLLAAGRATWSQVRRAVTSWVTDPAHRPTVEPLFHPLPEVTLHLPFEVADYVDFYASEHHARNVGRIFRPDAEDSLTPNWKHLPIGYHGRAGTVVVSGTDVVRPSGQRKAPADPAPVFGPSIRLDIEAEVGFVVGVPTRQGRPVALGDFREHVFGLCLLNDWSARDVQAWEYVPLGPFLGKSFATSVSAWITPLEALEHAHVAPPERTHPLLPYLDDTAPGAEPGGYDLRISVAINGHVVSEPPFSTMYWTAAQQLAHMTVNGASLRTGDLYGSGTVSGPAGNQRGSLLELTWNGRDPLELPDGKRTFLMDGDVVTLSAWAPGPDGRRVGLGEVTGRIVAD; from the coding sequence ATGCCCCCCTTCGACGTCCCCGAGGGCGACCCCTTCGGCCCGCACAACCTCCCCTACGGCGTGTTCTCGCCCATCGGCAGCACGGAGCGGAGGATCGGCGTCCGGCTCGGGAACCACGTCCTCGACGCGGGCGCCGCGGCGGCGGCGGCCGGCTCGCCCCACCAGGCGCTGCTCGCCGCCCCCACCCTCAACCCGCTGCTGGCCGCCGGCCGCGCCACCTGGTCCCAGGTACGGCGTGCCGTCACGTCCTGGGTCACCGACCCGGCCCACCGCCCGACGGTCGAGCCCCTCTTCCACCCCTTGCCCGAGGTGACCCTGCACCTGCCCTTCGAGGTGGCGGACTACGTCGACTTCTACGCCTCGGAGCACCACGCCCGCAACGTCGGCCGGATCTTCCGCCCGGACGCCGAGGACAGCCTCACCCCCAACTGGAAGCACCTGCCGATCGGTTACCACGGCCGTGCCGGCACGGTCGTCGTCTCGGGCACGGACGTCGTACGGCCCTCCGGGCAGCGCAAGGCTCCCGCCGACCCCGCGCCCGTCTTCGGCCCGTCGATCCGGCTGGACATCGAGGCCGAGGTCGGCTTCGTCGTGGGCGTGCCCACGCGGCAGGGCCGTCCGGTCGCGCTCGGCGACTTCCGCGAGCACGTCTTCGGCCTGTGCCTGCTCAACGACTGGTCCGCGCGGGACGTCCAGGCCTGGGAGTACGTCCCCCTCGGCCCGTTCCTCGGCAAGTCCTTCGCGACCTCGGTGTCGGCGTGGATCACTCCGCTGGAGGCACTGGAGCACGCGCACGTGGCGCCTCCGGAGCGCACGCACCCGCTGCTGCCCTACCTGGACGACACCGCGCCCGGGGCGGAACCCGGCGGCTACGACCTGCGGATCTCCGTCGCGATCAACGGCCATGTGGTCTCCGAGCCGCCGTTCTCCACCATGTACTGGACCGCCGCCCAGCAGCTCGCCCACATGACGGTGAACGGCGCCTCGCTGCGCACCGGCGATCTGTACGGCTCCGGCACGGTGAGCGGCCCGGCCGGAAACCAGCGCGGCTCGCTGCTGGAGCTGACCTGGAACGGCCGCGACCCGCTGGAACTCCCGGACGGCAAGCGGACGTTCCTGATGGACGGCGACGTGGTGACCCTGTCGGCCTGGGCCCCCGGCCCGGACGGCCGCCGGGTGGGCCTGGGCGAGGTCACGGGCCGGATCGTGGCGGACTGA
- a CDS encoding ABC transporter permease — MSRAEPSETAAVRRPNPLWSLGLLRGELLTTVRRWRTLALLGVLAAVPVLVGVAVRIETRGGGRVSGGGEGPAFIAQITNNGLFLVFTALAATLPFFLPMAVGVVAGDAIAGEAGAGTLRYLLVAPAGRTRLLLTKYATVLAFCLLATLVVAVSALAVGALLFPLGELTTISGTRIGLGEGLARALLIALVVAASLVGVAAVGLFVSTLTNSGIAAMATTVGLLITVQIVDQIPQLHAVQPYLFSHYWLSFADLMRDPVYWDDLVRDLGLQALYAVVFGSAAWARFTAKDITA, encoded by the coding sequence ATGTCGCGGGCTGAGCCGTCCGAGACCGCCGCCGTGCGCCGGCCGAACCCGCTGTGGTCCCTCGGACTGCTGCGCGGCGAACTGCTCACCACCGTCCGGCGGTGGCGCACGCTCGCCCTGCTCGGTGTGCTGGCCGCCGTGCCGGTGCTGGTCGGGGTCGCGGTGCGGATCGAGACCCGGGGCGGCGGGCGGGTGAGCGGCGGCGGCGAGGGCCCGGCCTTCATCGCGCAGATCACCAACAACGGGCTGTTCCTGGTGTTCACCGCGCTGGCCGCGACCCTGCCGTTCTTCCTGCCGATGGCGGTCGGCGTCGTCGCCGGCGACGCGATCGCCGGGGAGGCGGGCGCGGGCACGCTGCGCTATCTGCTGGTGGCCCCGGCCGGCCGCACCCGGCTGCTGCTGACCAAGTACGCGACCGTGCTGGCCTTCTGCCTGCTGGCCACCCTGGTGGTCGCCGTCTCGGCGCTGGCCGTCGGCGCGCTGCTGTTCCCGCTCGGCGAGCTGACGACCATCTCCGGCACCCGGATCGGCCTGGGCGAGGGGCTGGCCCGCGCGCTGCTGATCGCCCTGGTCGTCGCGGCCTCCCTGGTGGGTGTCGCGGCCGTCGGCCTGTTCGTGTCGACCCTCACCAACAGCGGCATCGCGGCGATGGCGACCACGGTCGGGCTGCTCATCACCGTGCAGATCGTCGACCAGATACCCCAGCTGCACGCGGTGCAGCCGTACCTCTTCTCGCACTACTGGCTGTCGTTCGCCGACCTGATGCGCGACCCGGTCTACTGGGACGACCTGGTGCGCGACCTCGGTCTCCAGGCGCTGTACGCGGTCGTGTTCGGCTCGGCGGCCTGGGCACGGTTCACGGCGAAGGACATCACCGCCTAG
- a CDS encoding polyprenyl synthetase family protein: MTVVGPFGLSVRDQALEADVQAGLAAVEEGLLDATKSEVPFITEAAQHLVRAGGKRFRPLLVMLAAQFGDPYAPGVVPSAVVVELTHLATLYHDDVMDEAAVRRGVDSANTRWGNSVAVLTGDFLFARASQILADLGPEAVRVQALAFERLVTGQILETAGPTDGRDPVEHYLDVLAGKTGSLVAVSCRFGAMMSGAGERVVDVLTQYGERLGVAFQLADDVLDIASDSHESGKTPGTDLREGIPTLPVLRLRERAARLGLAEDIALCELLDSDLSDDARHTRALAALRAHPALEQARRDTVRYAEEARAALAPLPECDAKAALVELCDAVVHRAG; encoded by the coding sequence GTGACCGTCGTCGGGCCGTTCGGGCTGAGCGTGCGGGACCAGGCTCTGGAAGCCGATGTCCAGGCCGGATTGGCGGCTGTCGAGGAAGGCTTGCTCGATGCCACCAAGAGCGAGGTCCCGTTCATCACCGAGGCCGCGCAGCACCTGGTACGGGCCGGCGGCAAACGATTCCGGCCACTGCTCGTGATGCTCGCCGCCCAGTTCGGCGACCCGTACGCGCCGGGCGTCGTGCCCTCGGCCGTGGTCGTGGAGCTGACCCACCTGGCCACGCTGTACCACGACGACGTCATGGACGAGGCGGCCGTGCGCCGCGGGGTGGACAGCGCCAACACCCGCTGGGGCAACTCCGTCGCGGTCCTCACCGGCGACTTCCTCTTCGCCCGCGCCTCCCAGATCCTCGCCGACCTCGGCCCGGAGGCGGTCCGGGTGCAGGCCCTGGCGTTCGAACGGCTGGTCACCGGGCAGATCCTGGAGACCGCGGGCCCGACGGACGGCCGCGACCCGGTCGAGCACTACCTGGACGTGCTGGCCGGCAAGACCGGCTCCCTGGTGGCGGTGTCCTGCCGGTTCGGCGCGATGATGTCCGGCGCCGGCGAGCGGGTCGTGGACGTGCTCACCCAGTACGGCGAGCGGCTCGGCGTCGCCTTCCAGCTGGCGGACGACGTCCTGGACATCGCCTCCGACTCCCACGAGTCCGGCAAGACCCCCGGCACCGACCTGCGCGAGGGCATCCCGACCCTGCCGGTGCTCCGGCTGCGCGAGCGGGCCGCCCGGCTGGGGCTGGCCGAGGACATCGCGCTGTGCGAGCTGCTGGACTCCGACCTCAGCGACGACGCCCGGCACACCCGGGCGCTGGCCGCGCTGCGCGCCCACCCCGCGCTGGAGCAGGCCCGCCGGGACACGGTCCGGTACGCGGAGGAGGCGCGCGCCGCGCTCGCCCCGCTGCCGGAGTGCGACGCCAAGGCCGCCCTGGTCGAGCTGTGCGACGCGGTGGTCCACCGCGCCGGCTGA
- a CDS encoding HAD family hydrolase, producing MASSPAYALIATDLDGTLLRGDDTVSDRSLAALARVARAGARHLVVTGRPAPRVRPLLARLGRTGLAVCGQGAQVYDARSGRLLWSVRLDRELAETALGKIEAEVGQVYAAVDQDGVDGLTLIEPGYRMPHPTLPAVRVGRRADLWAEPISKVLLRHAELSDDELAAVARSVVGSLASVTMSGPGTVELQPSGVTKATGLALAAERLGIGAERALAFGDMPNDIPMFRWAARGVAMADAHPELKAVADEVTVSNEDDGVAVVLERLFPAA from the coding sequence ATGGCATCCTCCCCGGCATATGCCCTCATCGCCACTGACCTGGACGGGACGCTGCTGCGCGGCGACGACACCGTCTCCGACCGGTCGCTCGCCGCGCTCGCCCGGGTGGCGCGGGCCGGGGCCCGGCACCTGGTGGTCACCGGCCGTCCGGCGCCCCGGGTACGGCCCCTGCTCGCGCGCCTCGGCCGCACCGGACTGGCGGTGTGCGGGCAGGGTGCGCAGGTGTACGACGCACGGTCCGGCCGGCTGCTGTGGTCGGTCCGGCTGGACCGGGAGCTGGCGGAGACCGCGCTCGGCAAGATCGAGGCGGAGGTGGGCCAGGTGTACGCGGCGGTCGACCAGGACGGCGTGGACGGGCTCACGCTCATCGAGCCGGGCTACCGGATGCCGCACCCGACGCTGCCCGCGGTCCGGGTCGGCCGGCGCGCCGACCTGTGGGCCGAACCCATCAGCAAGGTGCTGCTGCGGCACGCCGAGCTGTCCGACGACGAGTTGGCGGCCGTGGCGCGCTCGGTGGTGGGCTCGCTGGCGAGCGTCACCATGTCGGGGCCGGGCACGGTGGAGCTCCAGCCGAGCGGCGTGACGAAGGCGACCGGTCTGGCGCTGGCCGCCGAGCGGCTGGGGATCGGCGCGGAACGGGCTCTGGCCTTCGGCGACATGCCCAACGACATCCCGATGTTCCGCTGGGCGGCGCGCGGCGTCGCCATGGCCGACGCGCATCCCGAGCTGAAGGCGGTGGCCGACGAGGTCACCGTGTCGAACGAGGACGACGGCGTCGCCGTCGTCCTCGAAAGACTGTTCCCGGCCGCCTGA